The DNA region CACTATCATTGTCATCTAGGGGTGATGTGatgttcagtgttgttttaatttggcattttttactgtaaaaagtCAAGGACAACCCCAGTGACATGAACATAATTagaataatacattttaatcatATATGTATCTGTACGCATCTATAATACAtataatatgacaaaaatatctcATTAAACCCTGATGTGGTCATGCAATTAACCCCCCTCGTCCTCCTCCCAGGAGATCCAGAGGCTGACCGTGCAGCTCCGAGAgaaggagctggagctggagagtGTCAGGTGTCAGCCCGACCACGAGAAGGATCAGGAGATCCAGAGGCTGCGGTCGGCCCTGCAGGAGAGGGAGCGCTCAGAGGCCACCAGAGCCGTGCTGTGCACATCCCTGGCCGAGGAGGCTGACCAGCTGCGCAGCCAGCTCGGCGCGACGGTGAAGGTGTGCCAGGAGCTGCTGGCCAGgctggagaaggagaagaaggcgggaggaggagaggtggaggatGTGGCTCTGCAGCAGAAGTCTAAGGAGGTGTGTGATTGACcattttggggggctttttgcTGTATTTACTTGTGGATTGGACCTGTTGTTGTCTCTTGGGAGGGCTATTCCGTGACCTCTCTTGCACCATTTTCTCCAGATGACAGAGTCCTCTGATCTGAGTAGTGTGAACGCTCAAATCCGTCAACTTCAGGAGGAGAATCAGCAGCTAAAGCAGCGAGTGGCATATGTAAGTCTTCAAGTTCAAGATACTTACTAATATTTTCCCTTGAAATCAATCAGGCACTTCAAAAAGTTACATTTCAAAATGACTGTGCTGACATTCAACTTCAAAGTGAAATGCAGATCAGAGCACATGATCAGAAGGTCTAACCTTTTATGCTGTAATTCTCCTTTCAGGTGCAAGGACTGAACTCTCAGTGGCAGAAGTATGACTCCAGCAGGGAGGACTATATCAGAGGTTTATGTCAGAGGCTGAAGGAGACCTCTGGGCAGGGCTTGGTGCCAGGGCTTGGCTCCATAAGCACCGGGTTGCTTCACCAGGAGATTTCCAGGCTCAATGGCTTACTTGAGGAGAAGATGAGCGAGTGTGCGCGGCTAGGTAGAGACGTGGAGGAGATAAGGAGGCATGACCAAGAGCGCATCCAGACTCTGGAGCAGCAGGTCGGTGCTACATCGTGGTCTCATTCAAGATTTTGTTTGTAGAATTTGACTGGATACAGACACATGATTTTCTGAAGAAACAAAGACTAAAGGTTCTTTGTTTTCCCTAATCAGGTCCTCATCTACGCAGAGGACTTTAAGTCGGAGCGTGCTGACAGAGAACGAGCACAGGGCCAGATCCAAGACCTGAAGGAGCAGGTTTACCAGTTGAAGCAGCAGCTACACAAACAGGTGAGGTGATGGCCCTTTAACAAGGTGGATGAGTGCATCTTTAGCATCTTTGCAATCCTAATGGTGTACAAACATAATTGTCTTCAGCAGGGTACaagcagagacaacagagacGTGGTTCCCATGTGCCGTGTCCACATAGGACACAGGATCACCTCAAGGCGACATAAGGACTCCTCAGAGCCTCTATTGAGGACCACTGCTGAGATGCAGCAACAGCCTGCAGCTGCGGCAGCAACACCGAGCCCAGCTTGGAACGAATGCCCAGGCATGTCAGAGCTACAGTGCCCACGTTGCCTTGCCAGATTCAGTGACACGGACGCTGCAGAGTACCTGAACCATTGTGAAGAGTGTGCCAAACTATAAGCGGAACAACACTCATTTTTGGAAAAGACACTTATCTCTCACTGACAGTAACTGAACACTGAAGAGCAGCACTACACGGCAGAAAATAACCTGAGTGGAGTTTCCAAATCGGAGAGACTTGACTACAAATGAAACGACTGACTTAAGATGTTTGTACATAATGAAGCAAAACTGTACAACCCAAAGTTCCCCTGTCGCAAGAGAAATGAGTTCATCAGTCTGCATAGTTGAATATCCAGTGTCAGGTTCTTAGTGTTCTCCTGTGGCAGTGCAGGAGATTATTGTGGTGGGAAAGTGGATGTGAATGCAATATATCAAATATCATATACCTCAATGTGTCAAATTACAAACCTGTTGCACTTTCATGACATTTACCCAAAATACTGAATCGTAGGATCGTACGATTAAGAGATTCATGGCGCATAAGCTTCTTACTTTGGATAATGTGGTGCtattagttgtttgtttttgattgaACTTTACATATTTCTGTTCTGTAAATTATATATTCTTAATAAcagatttaaaatatataactattatattaatatttattctcTGTACATCAATAATAGGAAAaggttttttgccttttttccaccaaagccatgaaatattttttttcctggtaaACTTTTGGGATCAAAAATGTTCAATATaaatggaaaaatatatttgatcCACGTTTTCTAACAGTGTATGTAAGAGCTGCATCCCAACTGACAATAATATCCTTATTTTTGGAGAGCTTGTGCTGTTTTTCTGGAGCTGGCacattatttttgtaataaaagACTTGTTTATCCACACTTTATCTTATGGTGATTTATATAGCTTTAAGTATGTTTCATTATCGCGTGGGGTATTTTAATTCTTGAGACAGTCTGCAGCCTGGAGCTGTAACTGCAGATCATAGCCTAACCACGAAAATGTTGGCGCTGTTTAATCTAagtctgtgtgcatgtc from Epinephelus fuscoguttatus linkage group LG3, E.fuscoguttatus.final_Chr_v1 includes:
- the tnip2 gene encoding TNFAIP3-interacting protein 2 isoform X1 produces the protein MDNVSINTDTDALKDKLRSCSTLNTLYHETRQEIELLNKQIDVKDNIIADLKARLGRYERIYMTVGDNESVVIGPSKSLLESLCKEICKLKQKRNDMEIKASRQAEEIQRLTVQLREKELELESVRCQPDHEKDQEIQRLRSALQERERSEATRAVLCTSLAEEADQLRSQLGATVKVCQELLARLEKEKKAGGGEVEDVALQQKSKEMTESSDLSSVNAQIRQLQEENQQLKQRVAYVQGLNSQWQKYDSSREDYIRGLCQRLKETSGQGLVPGLGSISTGLLHQEISRLNGLLEEKMSECARLGRDVEEIRRHDQERIQTLEQQVLIYAEDFKSERADRERAQGQIQDLKEQVYQLKQQLHKQQGTSRDNRDVVPMCRVHIGHRITSRRHKDSSEPLLRTTAEMQQQPAAAAATPSPAWNECPGMSELQCPRCLARFSDTDAAEYLNHCEECAKL
- the tnip2 gene encoding TNFAIP3-interacting protein 2 isoform X2; the protein is MDNVSINTDTDALKDKLRSCSTLNTLYHETRQEIELLNKQIDVKDNIIADLKARLGRYERIYMTVGDNESVVIGPSKSLLESLCKEICKLKQKRNDMEIKASRQAEEIQRLTVQLREKELELESVRCQPDHEKDQEIQRLRSALQERERSEATRAVLCTSLAEEADQLRSQLGATVKVCQELLARLEKEKKAGGGEVEDVALQQKSKEMTESSDLSSVNAQIRQLQEENQQLKQRVAYVQGLNSQWQKYDSSREDYIRGLCQRLKETSGQGLVPGLGSISTGLLHQEISRLNGLLEEKMSECARLGRDVEEIRRHDQERIQTLEQQVLIYAEDFKSERADRERAQGQIQDLKEQVYQLKQQLHKQGTSRDNRDVVPMCRVHIGHRITSRRHKDSSEPLLRTTAEMQQQPAAAAATPSPAWNECPGMSELQCPRCLARFSDTDAAEYLNHCEECAKL